A single region of the Nicotiana sylvestris chromosome 6, ASM39365v2, whole genome shotgun sequence genome encodes:
- the LOC104245380 gene encoding RHOMBOID-like protein 13 has translation MGKPLFYEILEKPATSCVIGICSAIWFYIQKSNIGYSHVGMSYETAMEGHHWRIITSAFSHISVLHLVFNMSALWSLGVVEQLGHIGLGVEYYLHYTLVLVLLSGMLVVAMYHILIQKFKLEYFRRVTAVGYSCVVFGWMTILSVKQPSSKLNLFGFLSLPISFAPFESLIFTSIIVPQASFLGHLSGIIVGYAVGWGLIHGMNNYWAVTLLGWTVVVFVFSLKKSATFDLNFLEIEPVTDPSLPSVRFLAAGNGRTLQMSTLADTGANLV, from the coding sequence ATGGGGAAACCACTATTTTATGAGATATTGGAAAAGCCAGCAACGAGTTGTGTAATTGGAATATGCAGTGCAATTTGGTTCTATATTCAGAAATCAAATATTGGTTATTCACATGTTGGTATGAGTTATGAAACTGCTATGGAAGGTCATCATTGGAGGATAATAACATCAGCGTTTTCGCATATTAGTGTGCTTCATCTTGTTTTTAATATGAGTGCACTTTGGAGTCTTGGAGTTGTTGAACAATTGGGACATATAGGTCTTGGAGTAGAGTATTATCTTCATTATACATTGGTTTTGGTTCTTCTTTCGGGCATGCTTGTCGTGGCAATGTACCATATTTTGATTCAGAAATTTAAGCTTGAGTATTTTCGGAGAGTTACTGCTGTTGGATATTCTTGTGTGGTGTTTGGGTGGATGACGATTCTTTCAGTCAAGCAACCATCGTCAAAACTGAATCTTTTTGGTTTTCTTTCACTTCCCATCAGTTTTGCGCCATTTGAGTCACTCATATTTACTTCTATTATTGTTCCTCAAGCGAGTTTTCTTGGGCATTTATCGGGAATTATTGTTGGTTATGCTGTTGGTTGGGGTCTGATACATGGGATGAACAATTACTGGGCGGTTACACTGCTGGGATGGACTGTGGTTGTGTTTGTTTTCAGTTTGAAAAAGTCTGCTACATTTGATTTGAACTTTCTTGAGATTGAACCTGTCACCGATCCCTCTTTGCCTTCTGTAAGGTTTCTTGCAGCTGGAAATGGTAGAACTTTACAGATGAGTACATTAGCAGATACTGGCGCCAATCTTGTATAG